The nucleotide window TAAAACATCAGATCAGATTCCAAGGCTGCCTATCTTCAAGATCAGAGTTTGACAAAAAGAGTAGTTCATGGAATCAGTTAACCGACGAGATCCATTTACCACAAAAGCAAAACCTAGTCATAGATTTCCCAAGGCAACCGGCCTGAATCCAGATATGATACATAAGGGAAGAACAGAAACGACACATAAAGGGAAGAACAGAAAAGACCGAGTATCAAGATAAAAGATCTTGTCACCGCCCGAAGGGCTAATTACAGATTATCCCTATAATTAGCTACCTTTAACATCTTGATCCATGTCCTTTCAAAAGTTATAGATCCTTATAttcacgaaagtaaaatatttactcCGTTACTTCAATAAAACTCATCTCTCTCTTCatttttaattctataaaattaCCTAACCGGATTTCAATATTTACTTTTGAAAATGTAAGGACTAGAATGCTAAAGGCCTAATTACATGTGATGTAATTAGCCCCCACCCAAAGGAGAATTTATTCATCACCTCCGGAGACGAAGAGGGGCTGCAATTTGTGGAAGTGGAGGCCACGAACGGGGCCATCGTGTTCCTCGAACCGGTCGATGAGTGAGCCCATCCGATAGTCCCATAGCTGGATCACGCCGCTGTGGAGACTGGCAAGGATCCAGGGCCGCTTGCTGTGGAAGCTCAGCCCCTTCACCCGATTGCTCTTGGTCTCGAACTTGGTCagcatcgctgccttcccttctcGAAACCCTTACCACCACGAGCCTGCGAATTCGGTACCGATCCAAGAAAAACCAAATCAGACGGTAAATCCGGGAGGCACATTTAGCGTTACCATTAGGACTGACATCGAAGCCCAGATCTTAAGAGAAAGGATAGACCTCAGGATCTCAGTTCCAGATCTACCGATGTAGTCAAACAAAAGAGTGCGAAGTAGAAACTGGATCGAGAAAAGGCGACCCCCACTGCCGCCTCCGTCGCTGATGAGATGGCGTCGCCGTGGCGTCCAAGGACGAGGGATCGCgccacaactctctctctctccccgttgcccctctctctccttctctctctctcgctcgctcggcgGTATTGGatgaattaaatatatatagTACAGAGAGATCACATCAGCAGCCGTCAATATGATCATACGAAATTGTTGTCCGTCAGATTAATGTTTGACGGTGAGGATGTCGGTTGGGCCGAACTAGATCTCCTCTGCCCCGTTGAGAACCCGTTCCATGGCTCAATCGGCAATTGAACCGGCCGACTTCCCGAGTCCTCAGGCTCGGTCCAAGTAACGTCGACATCTTACAGAGAGATTGCATCAGAAGCCGTCAACGTGACCAAACAAAAAACTCGTCCGTCAGATTAATGTCCTTAGGCCCATTGAGAACCCGTTCCGGAGCGCAATCAGCAATTGAACCGGCCGTACTTGCGAAGTCCTGTCCGGCTCGGTCCAAATAACGTCGACTACGTCGAGGCATTCACATTTCGCCACCGCGTCGAATTGCCTGTTCTCTTTAATTTCTCAACTTCTTTTGCGATCAAAACTGTTCTCGTTATTAAGTCATGAAAATAATATATCACTTGATGTATAttaatatcatttattttttatattagtgAGAGTCTCATTCTTTTATTCCATGTTAAATGTCATTTATTATCACGCGAGCGTCGCATTGGTGCGAGATGAGCCCAACATGTTTCTGCCTGCAACAAGGGTTTAATGCGTGAGAACACAACGGCATGCTCAGCAAAGAGAGGGAGTAAAAAGAACGTAAGGTTGAAGGACTAGCGTTCGTTTATTTCACGAGTTGAGTAGCTTTTCTTCCTTAAGAGTATCTGTCAGAATCACACTGCTCCGATGGCGGTGGGTTCCTCCGGCGTCTTTGCGAAACGTCCTTTAATCCTCGGCCTAACGTCGGCGTACGCCTTCCTTGAAGCATACCGCACTTGCTTCTCGTACCtccgtttcttcttcttctccttgtacCTCAGGATCTTGGCTTCTCTTTCCGTAGTGGGGCCGCCTTGGTCGGCGGCCTTGGCATCTCCAACCTCTTTGTTACTACCACTAGAAGCTCCAGCGATTGTGCTTCCGGAAAAGGACGTCTGCAAACAGACTTTCGTGTTCATTAGGACGCAGATTCATGAGGATTAGTGTGATACTTGTGCTGTAGTGAAAACTCTTAACATGGCTGGATCATAGATCTGCTGCTTGTTATTGATTGGAATTGCCACCACATTAAGATTCTTCAGCTACTAGCAGTCATATAACAAACGTTTCATTGTGCTTCAATATGACAATTGCAGAAAACGGCCAGCAAATTGAAGCTCTCCATTAAACAGTTGCATCATTAGAAAACAaagacagatagatagatagatagataagaGGGAGTAAAGTAGTTGGATGTGTTAAAGTCTGAAAGATGATTATTAGGCTCGTTAGGTATGTCTTATTCTCAAGAGAATCAAAAGAACTTCGACGAAGAGCTTCTCAAAATACTTGAACTCAAATTAGATGTTGCTATCGGATTGCAATATTAGGTGGTCTCCCTCTTAGGTGTGAATTAAACCTTCTCCTCCTCAGTGTGAACTTTGTCGAGAGGATCTTGCTTCTCTCGAGAAACTTAAAGGCTATAAATTGTGACTACATGACCAATCAGTGTATGAGTGGTACCTAAAGGTAAGAAGTGGGACAGATTGATcaaggaaagggaagaagatgtGGCGCTAAATATACTACCTATGGCCCCGAACAAGAAAACTGCAATGAGATCAAGAAAAAGGAACCACTCACGATGGCAGCACTTGACGCCGCCTGCCCCATGGCCAAATCAAATCTCAGGCCAACTCCAGGGTCCCAAGATTCTTTCAAGCTCTCAATATAGCTGAAGCCGGCAGCGACCCTCGGCAGCTGGCTGTCGTCGTCCTTTGCGTCGTCAAACATCCACGCCATGACCGTGTCGTCATGACCGAAGAACTGGAACTGACGCAGCTCATCGAGGCATCGCTTATGGTTGAGCTCGGCGCAACGGGGGCAAGCGCCACAGGTAGCGCCATGGCATACGTCACACAGGTAGGATGACGACATGGCGGCCGTGATCAGGTGGGGGGAAATGGCCACCGgatgaggagagggagagggaaggaGTGGTGGGAGATTCATATATGGAGCAAGGAGGTATTATGGCGACCACTTTGCTCACGTGGAGAATTCCTCGCTTCACCTTGTATTATCGTACATATCATGTTTTATGATAAGAGGAATCAGAGACAAGCTTAACCATCAGTGCACTGTAGTCATGCGCACAGAGCTTATACTAACTGGCGACATCCACGTCCCTTCCAAAAATTCCTTCCACTTTGGGAGTTTGACGGAAGGAAGTAAGCTAACACTCTCCGGAAAGGgaaggcaagagagagagagagagagagagagaggattaaaGCTGAGAGCCGAAGGCGACGGAAGAAGAAGCAACAACACTAACCCACCCTCTCGTGAATCTTTCCGACTTTAGTTAGATATCTTCTTATCTCCTGTCATCCCCAATTCCTCCACAACTTTTCTTTTGCTTTGATGGATAGATGGCGACTACTACTCCTGCTTTACTTTCGCTCCTCTCAGGGAGAAATAGGTTGGGAGGATAAGAGCCTACAGTAACGGAGCTGCTGCAGCTGCTTACGGTGACACTTTGCCGCTTCAATAATGCAAAGCGAAGAAGATTCGGGTGGGCGGACACTGGTGAAGGAATTGCGCATCATCCAAAGTTGATGTGGACGCACGTTTCGAACATTCCAGGGTAGGAACAGCGGAGAATCTGTGTGTGGATGGATGAGAACGCAGTGGAGTGGCTCAGAGAACCTTAAACAACCTCAGCCGACGATAATAAACAATCCTTGATCTCAGCGCATCAAACGGCTGATCGAGGATGAGAAGAGGCCTGGTAGTGCTTCTTCTTTCCCAGGTTGATGCAGTGATCTTAGGGAGGAGGGAGATCACACCTCGAAAGATAACAAGAGAATGCAAAAGGGACGTCGGATCCGATTCCCTTGGACGTCGATGCGGATCTCTCGAGCTTTTTCTTTTTACTAACTATCGGAAAAAAAGGAAACCGTCCCTGACGTGAAACGATTAGTTAAAATGGAAAGATTGCTTTTTTGGCTCAAGAGGGGAAAAGACACTTTTTCTTGTAATCGCATGGAAATGTCTCTAAGATTTTGCCGGTTTTACTGATAGCGGAGGAAATTGGATAAATTTTCGaaaaaaatcttcttttttttttttgttgctttcctctctttttttagaattattttaATGGTTCTTTTCTTTAATACTTGAAATGAGtcccttattcttttttttttcttatgtactGATCTATAAGGTGGATTGatctaactataatatttttagaatataatatagtataaaaataatatttttttgatatttctaAAAATACTGTAATATATTATCcattaaaaaagagagaaaataagtATATATGGATAAATCTGTACAAATGATGTTTGACGTGATGTTTATGTATGTTTATATCTTTCAGTTTTATTCGTATTTTACATAGgtttgtactaggcttgataaccTACTATGATTGTTTTACACAATGTGTTTAATTATTATGATCGTTTTAGTTCTATAAATGTAGATTATAGTTGTAGAAGTAAAACTATCTAAAAACAAATTATATAAGTAGTCATTTTATGAGTTTTCTAGTTGAGTGGTATGAAGTTCTAGCAAGTATAGCACTCTCGAGCTACCCGGATGATATATGGCTAAATAAGCTTTTAAGGTAATATCTAGGTTGATTCGTTATTTTATTTTACGGTAGTATCATATAAGAACTTTTGATTCTGGAGATCACCTTGGACCATTTAATGCATGACCGTTCGAAGttttttatatttgaaaaaaaaaatattattagagaaTTATAAAAAAATGAGAACCActtctttaaaatttttttttttggaattcttGGAAAAATTAATAGATTTTGATTAACATCCTAAGAGTTAAAAAACTGTAATTGCAAAATATAGACTCGATTGATGGGTCGGATCGAATAAATTAGGAATCAGCTATTAATCGATTTAAGATTTCTTTAATATGATCCTCCATTTTCTTGACCACCTTAGAGATCATATTGCTAAACAGCCTCTCCGTTAATTTGTCCTTGTGGACACTACCAAAATCTGTCAAGTAGATAGGATAAAGACGAACATTAGCAGAACATCTCTGCGTCAGAACCAGCAACAGACCTTGCCGCAGCGATGGAGAAATTTTGGCATCGTATAGCAAGTTGGAGACATCCACGTACCAATCAAAGATTCCTCCTTTACAACATGAATGACTAGTGCTTTAATTAGAGATGCATAAAACAATCGTGTTTGCATGCATGATTCCAAGCTTCTTGAAGTGTTGTATCCATGACTCGAATGGGTCAATGGCCACTGGACAGGGAGAAGGAAGGGGTGTTATAGCCACCATTCAGTTCCTCGCCACCTTTGATCCTTCATGTCATTTGTACCCAACGTAGAACGGCGACCGCTATAGATTAGATTGTTCGTAATAGTGGAGATTGTTCGTGCATGCTTATAGATGAAGATGTTGGAGCTCAGTgtgtccagagagagagagagagagagagagagagcatgaacAGCTTCTTACATTCGAGAAGAAAGGAAGGGAATGGTAAAGTCTGAAGACAAGGCGACgcaggaagaagaagatgcaatagCACGAACCCATTCCTTACATCTCCAACTCCACCATACCTTTTCCTTGCCTCTGTACCGAGTTGCTGCCATGAATCTGATCTGGGAACATAATACGGAACCAAGACCGTGACACTCCCAAGATCGGATCACAGCTGCGAGCTGCATTGGGATGATATTTTGGTGCGTATATGCTTCTTTGATAATG belongs to Musa acuminata AAA Group cultivar baxijiao chromosome BXJ3-5, Cavendish_Baxijiao_AAA, whole genome shotgun sequence and includes:
- the LOC135638132 gene encoding transcription factor GHD7-like, encoding MSSSYLCDVCHGATCGACPRCAELNHKRCLDELRQFQFFGHDDTVMAWMFDDAKDDDSQLPRVAAGFSYIESLKESWDPGVGLRFDLAMGQAASSAAITSFSGSTIAGASSGSNKEVGDAKAADQGGPTTEREAKILRYKEKKKKRRYEKQVRYASRKAYADVRPRIKGRFAKTPEEPTAIGAV